Part of the Caballeronia sp. SL2Y3 genome is shown below.
CATTCCCCGGCCTGACGACGCGATGCGAGCCGTCGTCATCGCTGCGCTCCTTGATCGCCAGCGAGAAGCCGCGCGCGGTCGGCAGCACGCGCAGCGCGGTCGTGCTGCGCGTGCCGTATTCGGGCGTCTCGATGAACGCCGCCGACAGCACGCGCTCGCGCTCGATCGATATGCCGGTGGACGGCAGATGTTCGTCATCGGCGATACGCGGATCGCGCAGCGTGTCGATCAGCACGTCGAGCGCCGGATGCTCGCCGGCATGGATCAGATCGGCGAGCGCCTGCCGCTGCGCGACGAGCTTCGGCCACGGCGTGTTCAGCAGGCTGTTCGAGAGACCGTGCACGCCGGCTTCGAGCAGCGCGGGCGGCGCGTCGGCGCGATTGCCGTACCAGCCGAGCTCGCGTCGCGCGAAATCGCCGCACAGCAGATTGAAGCCGTTATAGCGGTGCCCTTGCTCGGCCACGCGCCGCAGATAGTCCAGCGGCGCTTCGCGCTCGCCCGCGAGAAACGCGCTCACGAGCGTGCCGCGCGTGGGCGCGTCGGCGCGCATTTCGCTCGGCGCGCGATAGTTCGTCAGCGCGGCGAAGCGGCCGACGCGGCTCACGCCGAGCCACGTGCCGCCGCCCGTCAGATCGCGGCCGGCCAGGACGCCGGGCGCATCGGCCCACCAGTGCATCGGCTCGGCGTCGCGGCGGAAGAACTCGTCGCGGTTCGCGGCGAGCGTCAGCAGCGCGCGACCGTCGCCGGAACGCGCGTCCGGGCGGGCGTCCGGCTGCCAGTCGAATACGATCAGGCACATGAGCGGTCAGACGTCGGACGGAAACGCATACGGCAGCGGCAGGAAGTCGAGGCGCGGACCGTCGACGGCGCCGACGTGCACCGAGCCGTTATCGAGCGCCGCGAGCTTGATTTCGACGAGACAATCGACGCCGCCGCCTTCGGCCGGCGCCGCATTGACGACCATGCCGCAGGGCTGGCCGGGATCGTCGGAATGAAAGAGCGCCGCGCCGGGCGCGGCCGTTTCGCCATGCGCGAGTGCCGTGCGCCGCTTGATGGTCCCGCGATACTGACTGCGCGCCACCACTTCCTGACCCGGATAGCAGCCTTTCTTGAAGTTGACGCCGCCCAGCACGTCGAAGTTGACCATCTGCGGAACGAACTGCTCGACGGTCGGCTGCGTGATGCGCGGCTCGCCCGCGTGAATGTCGAGCCAGTCCCACAGTTCGGCGGGCCCGCGCCGCAACGTTTCGTCGAGCTTCGGCAACTGCGCCTCGATATCGGCTTTCGGGCCGACCAACAGAAAGCGCGGACGGCCCGCGGCGTCAGGCACGCGGATCAGCGCGCCGTGCGGACCTTCCACCTTGACGTGGATGCCATCGGGCAGCGCGTCGAAGATGCCGGAGAGCGCCGCGCGCACATCGCCCGCGAAACCGACGGCCGCGACTTCGGGCGTCGCGTCGGAGAGTTTGGCTTTCGCGCGCAGCACGAACATGGACAGGCGCTTTTGCACGGGCGCCTGAATGTCCTGCGAGATCAGGAGACGCACGGCGTCCGCTGTGCGCCACATGAGGAACGAGCCGAGCAGGCGGCCCTTGGCCGAGCAATAGCCCGCGAGGCGCGCGGTTGAGGCGTCGAGATGCTGGACGTCGTTGGTCAGCTGGTTATGCAGGAACGCGACGGCGTCATCGCCTTTCACGTCGATCACGCCGAACTGCGTGAGCGGCATGTGGACGCCCGCGGTCCTGACGGCTTCGAAATCGGCGGCGGCGAGGGAACTGGTCTGGGAATTCATAGGGACGATGTGTCGATGCGAAAGGCGCGGCCGGTCGATCCGGCCCCGCGCAGGTGGCAAGTCATTATATGGGGGTTGGGCGGGGCGTGTTTTTAGGGCGCACGCAGGAGGGCTGGGGATCGGCGGGTTACGGCCTGATGGCGACGCATCGCGGCGCATGGCTATCGCGTTGGCGTAGGCAGCATGTCTGCGCAGGGCCACCGCAGTCGCTTCGCATGCGCGGCCAGTCGACGCTTCTCGCCATCGGCCGATGCGTTGCTAGGCTCTGCCGAGACCGTCGCTCTTGCATCGTGTTGTGTGCGCCGCCCGGGGGCTTGGCCAAAGACGTGCCGGAAACTCGC
Proteins encoded:
- a CDS encoding NRDE family protein — encoded protein: MCLIVFDWQPDARPDARSGDGRALLTLAANRDEFFRRDAEPMHWWADAPGVLAGRDLTGGGTWLGVSRVGRFAALTNYRAPSEMRADAPTRGTLVSAFLAGEREAPLDYLRRVAEQGHRYNGFNLLCGDFARRELGWYGNRADAPPALLEAGVHGLSNSLLNTPWPKLVAQRQALADLIHAGEHPALDVLIDTLRDPRIADDEHLPSTGISIERERVLSAAFIETPEYGTRSTTALRVLPTARGFSLAIKERSDDDGSHRVVRPGNVERAFSFEIA
- a CDS encoding folate-binding protein YgfZ: MNSQTSSLAAADFEAVRTAGVHMPLTQFGVIDVKGDDAVAFLHNQLTNDVQHLDASTARLAGYCSAKGRLLGSFLMWRTADAVRLLISQDIQAPVQKRLSMFVLRAKAKLSDATPEVAAVGFAGDVRAALSGIFDALPDGIHVKVEGPHGALIRVPDAAGRPRFLLVGPKADIEAQLPKLDETLRRGPAELWDWLDIHAGEPRITQPTVEQFVPQMVNFDVLGGVNFKKGCYPGQEVVARSQYRGTIKRRTALAHGETAAPGAALFHSDDPGQPCGMVVNAAPAEGGGVDCLVEIKLAALDNGSVHVGAVDGPRLDFLPLPYAFPSDV